Within the Pirellulales bacterium genome, the region CTCGCGGCGCCAGCGATCGAAATAACCGTTGCGCACGCGGAAGTTGGCGTTGCGCGTCCCCCCCAGGCCGTTGTCCGTCCCCAGGGTGATGCCCCACGGATCGGCGACCGGCTGATCGTTGTAGCCGTGGAAGTCGTCGATGTCGTTGTAGCGGGAGTAACCCGGTCCGCTCGTCTCGATCGAGCTGGCCGAGAACGGCCACTGGTAGGGATCGCCATCGTGGAACTTTCGAGCAGAGATATCGTCGATCATCTGCTGCGCGATCCCCTGCGCAATGGTCATCTCGAGCGCCGCCTGGTTCATCTGCATGGCACTGGTGAGACCTGCGAGCATAGCGGCCCCCGCCACGCTGACCAGGGTCATCGTGAAGAGCGCTTCGATCAGTGTGAAGCCGCGCGCGGCGCGGGTGGTGGGCTGGAGGCGTGGCATAAGGCCGGCCCTCGAGGAACCGACAGGGGAAAAATGGCGCAGCAGGGTCCCCTCAAGCTCCCAGCTATCCCTGCTGCGCCAATGACCTACGCCCCTCCCCAAGACGCGGGTGCATGGGAACTCTAGTTCGCCCCCAGAGGGTGTCAAATGCGACACATCGTGCATCGCCGTCAAATCGCGCGTTCGCGCAACGAACGTGGCGAAATGACAACAAGCCGGGCGCAGCCCCCGCGCAAATCGTCGAAAGCATGCTCACCCCTTCGACCGTTACGCCGCAGAGCGCGGAGGCCTCAATCTGCCAGCAAGAAGAAAATCGAGACGCCGCTCGACTCGCCCACACAAAGACCGGCTTTTTAGAAACAAAGTGCGATGAGGCCACGCGCAGCCTATCGCCTGCCAGAAGATGTTCGCCGTCGCGGAGACTACGCGGGGACGTTCCAGTCGAGGCCGACATCCCACGCCCGGGCCGAATGCGTGAGCGCGCCAAGGCTGATACGGTCGACCCCCGACTCGGCGATGCCGCGAATCGTCTCCCAGTTGATTCCGCCCGAGGCCTCCAATTCGACCTGTGGCGCGTCACGATCGCGCCGTGTCACGGCTTCTCGCAGCATGGCGGGAGGCATGTTGTCGAGTAGCACGATGTCGGGCGCCGCGGGCAAGATCTCGGCCAACTGCTCGAGCGTATCGACCTCGACTTCGACGATCATCGCCGCCGCGCGCTCGGGTCCGAGCAGCTTGTCGAGGAATTGCCTTGTCCGAACGACGGCCTGCGCCGGCGTAAACCGCTCGCCCCCCAGCGACGCGCCCAGGGCGAGATGATTGTCTTTGATCAACACGGCGTCATAGAGCCCGCTCCGGTGGTTGTGCCCGCCGCCGCAGTGGACGGCGTATTTTTCGAGCAGACGCCAGCCGGGCGTCGTCTTGCGCGTATCGTAGATGCGGGCCTTGGTGCCGGCCACCGCCTCGACGAAGCGCCGCGTCAGCGTGGCGATGCCCGAGAGCCGCCCCAGCACGTTGAGCAGCACACGCTCCGCAGTCAGCAGACTGCGTGCCGGTCCGGCGAGGCTGGCGATCGCGGTTCCCCGCTCGACCCAGGCGCCGTCTTCGACCAGCGTCGACCATTCCACCGTGCGATCGTATTCGGCGACCGTCATCTCCGCCGCCGGCAGGCCGGCGACAACACCGGGCTCGCGCGCGACGACGAGCGCCGCGCCGGTTGCCCGCTCGGGCACGAGCGAGACCGTCGTCCAATCGTGAACGCGATCGACGTCCTCGCGCACGGCCAGCGTCAGGATCTGCTGCCACGCGGCGCGCACCTCGTCGTCCCACAACTGTTGGCGAAACTCTTTCATCGAGCGCGTCGAATTCACAGCAGAGATTCTCTTCCCACAGCAGAAACGGGGGTAGCTGCCCGCTCGCCGTCGCCGCGCGAACGCGCTTCCCTCGGCAAACGTGGACTTATGCCCACTTCCAGGCCGGGTTCAGCTTGACCACAAACTGGTTCTGTGCGTCGATCTTATACTGGTCGGTCGAGGGGGAGTACGCCTTCACCTGCAGCGTCTCGCCGTCCGGCAGAAACTCGTACAGCCGCAGGAAGGCCTGGCCCCCTTCTTCCTTCATCTGGTAGTTCACCAGGTGTTGATGCACGTCGCCGCCAGCGGGATGGGACGACGTCATGCGACCGAGGCCGTCGCGCAGTACGTGACCGTTGACGGTGAGGAAGAAGTTGCCGTTCTTCGCGACCAGTTTGTTCCACAGTTCTTCGCCGTCGTTCGTGCCCCCCTCGAGTTGCGCCGTGCCGTAGCTGTGCGGGTTCCAGGTCTGCTTCTTGCCATACTTCTCCCAGTCGTAACGCGTCTCGTCGTAATACATGTACGCGTGCGTGGTCAGGATCTTCTTGTGGTCGGGATACTTCGCGGCCACCTCGTGTGCCCAGGCGACAACCTCGTCGCGCGGCCCCCACTCGAGCGCCAGCACGAGAAAATCCTGTCCGCGCGTGTTGAAAAGATGGTAGCTGTTGTCGAGCCGTTGCTCGTCGAACAGGCCGGCGAGCGACTTTTGCTGTCTGGCTTTCGCGAGGGGGAAATAGTCGTTCATGAACGTTTCGCGCGTCGTGGCGTTGCCCCCCGGGCCGTAATCGTGATTGCCTAGCGAGAGCGAGTAGGGCACGACTCCATCGAGCGTCTGCATGGCGCGCTGCGCCACCTCCCACTGCTCCTTGGTGTTGCGATTCGTGATATCGCCCAGATGCAGGACGAATTGAATGTCGCGCGCGTCTTTGTTCGCGGCGATCCACTCGGTCTGCTGGTAGAAGTGCTGGGGATACCTCTCGCAGTAGACCTGCGTGTCGGGGAGCGCGGCGATGGTGAACGAACCTTCGACAAAGGGGAGCGGCTCGCCGAACTGGTCTCCCTCTTCCGGTGTCTCGGCGGCCCAGGCCGTACGCCCCAGCAGGCAGCCCCCCAGGCCCGCCAACGCCAGCCCATTCCACTCGCGACGGTTCATGCGTGAGAGATCCATGTGCGCGGTCCTTGGTCGTTTCGTATTAGCGGGGTTATGCGATCGCCGCGGCAAGCGTGCGTCAGTGGCCGCTCGTCCTTTGTGCGTCGCGCGGGCGTTTCAGGATAGTCCCTGGCGATGCCGGCGGAAACCAGGGGGGGCCGTTTCTTACTTGACCTGCTAGCTCGTGGCGGCTGCTGCCTCGGCCAGATTCCACAGCGCGGGAAAACCGGCGATCGCACGCAAGATCACCGTGGCCAGCAGGTAGCCCATGTAGTGCAGCACGCCGGTCAGAAAGTCGAGCTCGAGGGCCGCAAAGGCCGCAGTCCCCCCCGCCAACACGAACGGCGGCGCGATGAAAAGCCAGTTCCAATTCTCGGCGAACAGGCTGGCCGGCAAGAAAGCAAACACCCCCCAGAGGGCCACGTAAACCACCGAAACGAGCGACGAGCGAATCCACATCGTGCGACCACGGTGCGGTTCGAGTTCCTCATCGCGCAACAGGGCATAGCTGCCCGCCACGATCGGTAGCGTGACCAGCAACAGTGCCACGCCCGTCACGGCCACATTCGACCGCAGCAGCGCTCCGGCCACCCAGGCGATCAGCAGCACGGCCAGTCCGCCGCCGACCATCGCCGCGATCATCACCGGGTTGAACTTCGTCTCCTGCCGCGAGATCGGCTTGGTGACCAACCGTCCCTTGGCGTCCTTGCCCCCTTCGGCAAATTCTTCAGGGGCATGGATCTTCACCTCTTCCACGTCTGGCACCGTGATGGGCGCCTTGCACTTCGGGCAGGTCCCCTTCTTCCCGGCAAACTTCTCATTGACCCGGTACTTTGCTTTGCATTCCGGGCAAATGACGAGAATCGGCATGCGCGCGACCGGGATAAGAAAGATCGAGATGGGGCCCACTGTTCCGCCACCAGTCTGGCAGACAGAAAAACGGAGTCAAGCAGGGGACGCACGCCCCGGCCGAGCCGTGAAAAACGCCAGAATTGGGCGCCTTTTGACGGAGTGCCACCATCGCGGACGGCGGACAGCCAGCGAATCGACTGTGGCGGGCACTGCGGAGTTCACGGGTCCCAGCGCCCTGTTGGTGTCTGCTCACAGCCGGGCTTCTGCGTCCCCGCTTTCCGCCAGAGAGGTTTTCCGTTTCAATCCGTTTCCACCTGATGGATCACCCCCGCGCAAGGCGAATGTCCCCGATGACGACTCCCCGACGCAACATCGAGCTCAAGGCCCGGCTGCGCGATCTGGCCGCGGCGCGCGCCACGGCCGAGAAGCTGGCCACCGAGTTCGTCGGCGTGCAGTGGCAAATCGACACCTACTTCGTCTGTGCGCAGGGCCGTCTCAAGTTGCGCGAGATCGATGACCGCATGGCGCAACTGGTCGCGTACGAGCGGTCCGATGAACGGACCAGCAAGGCGAGTGACTATTACCTCGTCGCCGTGCCGCAGCCCGCGCTGCTGAAGCAGGCGCTCACGGCGGCGCTAGGCGTGCGCGGCGTGGTGCGCAAGCGGCGCGAGATCTTTCTCGTCGAGAATGTGCGGATCCATCTCGACGAAGTCGACGGGCTGGGCACGTTCCTCGAGTTCGAGGCGGTACTCGGTCCTCACGTCGACGATCGAAAGGGCGCACAACAAGTGGCCGAGCTGCGCGAGGCCTTCGGCCTGCGGACCGAAGATCTGCTGGCCTGTTCCTACTCCGACATGTGCGGTTGGTGAACGACTCGCACGTCGTAACGATGCGTGGCACTGGGATGATGCCACGGGATAGTGCCATACGAGAGTGGCTCGCCTATCGAGTGGGTGTGGCCTAGCGAGTCGGTTGCAACTGCGCAAGAAAGGCCTGGGCGCCCCCCTGCGGCTCGAAGGCGTGCAGGCCAAAGCGTTCGGAGAGTTCCTCGCATACCTTGATGCCTCGGACGCTGTTGCCTTTCGCATCCAGCGCGGGCGAGAAAATACCGATGCCTGCCACGCCGGGCAGCACCGCGACGATGCCGCCGC harbors:
- a CDS encoding type II secretion system protein translates to MPRLQPTTRAARGFTLIEALFTMTLVSVAGAAMLAGLTSAMQMNQAALEMTIAQGIAQQMIDDISARKFHDGDPYQWPFSASSIETSGPGYSRYNDIDDFHGYNDQPVADPWGITLGTDNGLGGTRNANFRVRNGYFDRWRREVRVYYVNENNLVTPLSGSQTSNYRLVHVQVFHVPTSGTKRLLAEVKRVFSNVPSN
- the nadC gene encoding carboxylating nicotinate-nucleotide diphosphorylase codes for the protein MKEFRQQLWDDEVRAAWQQILTLAVREDVDRVHDWTTVSLVPERATGAALVVAREPGVVAGLPAAEMTVAEYDRTVEWSTLVEDGAWVERGTAIASLAGPARSLLTAERVLLNVLGRLSGIATLTRRFVEAVAGTKARIYDTRKTTPGWRLLEKYAVHCGGGHNHRSGLYDAVLIKDNHLALGASLGGERFTPAQAVVRTRQFLDKLLGPERAAAMIVEVEVDTLEQLAEILPAAPDIVLLDNMPPAMLREAVTRRDRDAPQVELEASGGINWETIRGIAESGVDRISLGALTHSARAWDVGLDWNVPA
- a CDS encoding metallophosphoesterase, with amino-acid sequence MDLSRMNRREWNGLALAGLGGCLLGRTAWAAETPEEGDQFGEPLPFVEGSFTIAALPDTQVYCERYPQHFYQQTEWIAANKDARDIQFVLHLGDITNRNTKEQWEVAQRAMQTLDGVVPYSLSLGNHDYGPGGNATTRETFMNDYFPLAKARQQKSLAGLFDEQRLDNSYHLFNTRGQDFLVLALEWGPRDEVVAWAHEVAAKYPDHKKILTTHAYMYYDETRYDWEKYGKKQTWNPHSYGTAQLEGGTNDGEELWNKLVAKNGNFFLTVNGHVLRDGLGRMTSSHPAGGDVHQHLVNYQMKEEGGQAFLRLYEFLPDGETLQVKAYSPSTDQYKIDAQNQFVVKLNPAWKWA
- a CDS encoding class IV adenylate cyclase, producing the protein MTTPRRNIELKARLRDLAAARATAEKLATEFVGVQWQIDTYFVCAQGRLKLREIDDRMAQLVAYERSDERTSKASDYYLVAVPQPALLKQALTAALGVRGVVRKRREIFLVENVRIHLDEVDGLGTFLEFEAVLGPHVDDRKGAQQVAELREAFGLRTEDLLACSYSDMCGW